In Geotalea uraniireducens, one genomic interval encodes:
- the galE gene encoding UDP-glucose 4-epimerase GalE yields the protein MKILVTGGAGYIGSHVVRQLSEAGYQVVVYDNLSTGSADALVCGEQLVVGDLADTARLDAFFAEHGFRTVLHFAASIVAPESVTAPLKYYTNNTRNTLNLLTACAKHGVERFIFSSTAAVYGMPENGLAAEDGATSPINPYGTSKLMSEWMLRDVGLAHGLRYVALRYFNVAGADPLARMGQRTPEATHLIKVSCQAALGLRDQVAIFGTDYPTPDGTGIRDYIHIEDLAAAHLAALGYLERGGESTVLNVGYGRGESVREVIEVVKRISGVDFPVVEAPRRPGDPAMLVARAERIRLLLGWSPRYDDLATIIGDAWRWEQKLTAAR from the coding sequence ATGAAGATTCTGGTAACCGGTGGTGCCGGCTACATCGGCAGTCATGTGGTGCGGCAACTTTCCGAGGCGGGGTACCAGGTGGTGGTCTACGACAACCTCTCCACCGGCAGCGCCGATGCCCTCGTCTGCGGCGAGCAACTGGTGGTCGGTGACCTGGCCGACACGGCCCGTCTCGATGCCTTCTTTGCCGAGCACGGCTTCCGGACGGTACTGCACTTTGCGGCCTCGATCGTCGCTCCGGAATCGGTCACTGCGCCACTCAAGTATTATACGAACAATACCCGCAACACGCTCAACCTGCTGACTGCCTGTGCCAAGCACGGCGTCGAGCGGTTTATCTTCTCCAGCACCGCCGCCGTCTACGGGATGCCGGAAAACGGCCTTGCTGCCGAAGACGGTGCGACGAGCCCGATCAATCCCTACGGGACGTCCAAGCTGATGAGCGAATGGATGCTGCGGGACGTGGGGCTTGCCCACGGACTCCGTTACGTCGCCCTGCGCTATTTCAACGTGGCTGGTGCCGATCCGTTGGCGCGGATGGGACAGCGGACCCCGGAAGCGACCCACCTGATCAAGGTCTCCTGTCAGGCGGCCCTCGGCCTGCGCGATCAGGTGGCGATTTTCGGCACCGACTATCCGACGCCGGACGGTACTGGGATTCGCGACTATATCCATATCGAAGACCTGGCTGCCGCTCATCTCGCCGCCCTTGGCTATCTTGAGCGGGGGGGCGAATCGACGGTGCTGAATGTGGGCTACGGGCGCGGCGAGAGCGTCCGGGAAGTGATCGAGGTTGTAAAGCGGATTTCGGGCGTTGATTTCCCGGTGGTCGAAGCGCCCCGGCGCCCCGGCGATCCGGCAATGCTGGTGGCCCGGGCGGAACGGATCCGCTTGCTGCTCGGCTGGAGTCCCCGCTACGACGATCTGGCAACGATTATCGGCGATGCGTGGCGCTGGGAGCAGAAACTGACTGCCGCCCGATAG
- a CDS encoding NAD-dependent epimerase — protein MRNVLVTGAAGFIGFHLTRKLLAAGDRVVGYDNLNSYYDVNLKLARLQQLEGNERFRFVKGDLADRDAVNRLFAAERFDIVVNLAAQAGVRYSLENPHAYIESNLVGFTNILEGCRHNGVKHLVYASSSSVYGANTSMPFSVHDNVDHPLSLYAATKKANELMAHTYSSLYGLPTTGLRFFTVYGPWGRPDMALFLFTRAIIEGQPIDVFNHGKMQRDFTYIDDIVEGVARVMARPPAPNPAWRGDAPDPGTSFAPYRIYNIGNNNPVELMTFIETIEQCLGKTAKKNLLPLQAGDVPATYADVDDLMRDVGFRPATPVAEGIARFVAWYRDYYRV, from the coding sequence ATGCGTAATGTGCTCGTGACCGGCGCTGCCGGTTTTATCGGCTTTCATCTGACGAGGAAGCTGCTGGCTGCCGGCGACCGGGTTGTCGGCTACGACAACCTCAATAGCTACTACGACGTCAATCTCAAACTGGCGCGGCTGCAGCAGCTCGAAGGGAACGAGCGGTTCCGCTTCGTCAAGGGAGACCTGGCCGACCGGGACGCCGTCAACCGGCTCTTCGCCGCCGAGCGGTTCGACATCGTCGTAAACCTGGCGGCCCAGGCGGGGGTCCGCTACTCGCTGGAAAATCCCCACGCCTATATCGAAAGCAATCTTGTCGGCTTCACCAATATCCTGGAAGGGTGTCGGCACAACGGCGTCAAACACCTCGTCTATGCCTCGTCGAGCTCGGTGTACGGGGCGAATACCAGTATGCCGTTCTCCGTCCACGACAACGTCGACCACCCGCTGTCGCTCTACGCCGCGACCAAAAAGGCCAACGAGTTGATGGCCCACACCTATTCGAGCCTCTACGGGCTGCCGACGACCGGTCTGCGCTTCTTCACCGTCTACGGGCCATGGGGGCGGCCGGACATGGCGCTGTTCCTCTTTACTCGCGCCATCATCGAGGGGCAGCCGATCGATGTCTTCAATCACGGCAAGATGCAACGCGATTTTACCTACATCGACGACATCGTCGAGGGGGTGGCGCGGGTAATGGCGCGGCCGCCGGCGCCGAATCCGGCTTGGCGGGGCGATGCCCCCGACCCGGGGACCAGCTTCGCTCCCTACCGGATTTACAATATCGGCAACAATAACCCGGTGGAACTGATGACATTCATCGAGACCATCGAGCAGTGCCTCGGCAAAACGGCGAAGAAAAATCTGCTGCCGCTCCAGGCGGGCGACGTACCGGCTACCTATGCCGACGTCGACGACCTGATGCGGGATGTCGGCTTCCGTCCTGCGACTCCCGTTGCCGAGGGAATTGCCCGCTTTGTCGCCTGGTATCGCGACTATTATCGAGTCTGA